Proteins encoded together in one Pseudomonadota bacterium window:
- the egtB gene encoding ergothioneine biosynthesis protein EgtB: MQRADVLRTYRAVRQATCALCEPLETEDYVVQTMPDVSPPKWHLGHTSWFFEAFVLEPHLPGCTPHRATYGFLFNSYYEAFAKRLERPRRGCLSRPTVSEVYAYRAEVDRRIARLVETVTVGRWPEVERCIILGLHHEQQHQELILMDVKHILATNPERPAYRPGTTMGPAAVAEARPIGFKGGMGRMGFEGEGFSFDNERPAHPIHVPSFELGDRLVSNREYLSFIEDGGYRDYRHWLSDGWDRVRHEGWFAPLYWERIGERWMMYSLNGLEALPLDEPVCHVSYFEADAYARWLGKRLPTEAEWERAARAGYTDPGTAHLLEDGRLRPVYPGRDGGDGSPAQMLGDLWEWTASAYLPYPGYRAPEGALGEYNGKFMSSQMVLRGGSFATPRSHIRATYRNFFYPGQRWQFAGIRLAERSQRCSTIS; the protein is encoded by the coding sequence ATGCAGAGAGCCGATGTGCTTCGCACCTATCGGGCTGTTCGGCAGGCGACTTGTGCGCTTTGCGAGCCGCTGGAGACCGAGGACTACGTCGTCCAGACCATGCCGGACGTGAGCCCGCCCAAGTGGCACCTGGGTCACACGAGCTGGTTCTTCGAGGCGTTCGTCCTGGAGCCGCACCTCCCCGGATGCACGCCTCATCGGGCCACCTATGGCTTCCTGTTCAACTCGTACTACGAGGCCTTCGCGAAGCGGCTGGAACGGCCTCGCCGCGGGTGCTTGTCGCGACCCACGGTGTCCGAGGTCTATGCCTACCGTGCGGAGGTCGATCGGCGGATCGCCCGGCTCGTCGAAACCGTGACTGTGGGGCGATGGCCGGAGGTCGAGCGCTGCATCATCCTCGGCCTCCACCACGAGCAGCAGCACCAGGAGCTGATCCTCATGGACGTGAAGCACATCCTCGCCACCAACCCCGAGCGCCCGGCGTACCGGCCCGGTACCACCATGGGCCCCGCCGCCGTTGCCGAGGCCCGCCCCATCGGCTTCAAGGGCGGGATGGGACGCATGGGGTTCGAGGGCGAGGGGTTCTCGTTCGACAACGAGCGCCCGGCGCATCCGATCCATGTCCCGTCGTTCGAGCTAGGGGACCGACTGGTGTCGAACCGCGAGTACCTGTCCTTCATCGAGGACGGGGGATATCGGGACTACCGGCACTGGCTCTCGGACGGCTGGGACCGGGTGCGCCACGAGGGCTGGTTCGCGCCGCTGTACTGGGAGCGGATCGGGGAGCGATGGATGATGTATAGCCTGAACGGGCTCGAGGCGCTGCCGCTCGATGAGCCCGTCTGCCATGTCAGCTATTTCGAGGCGGATGCCTACGCGCGCTGGCTCGGAAAGCGCCTGCCGACGGAGGCCGAATGGGAGCGGGCGGCGCGCGCGGGCTACACCGATCCCGGCACCGCCCATCTCCTCGAAGACGGCCGGTTGCGACCCGTCTATCCCGGGCGCGACGGCGGTGACGGTTCCCCCGCCCAGATGCTGGGCGATCTCTGGGAGTGGACGGCGAGCGCCTATCTGCCCTATCCCGGTTACCGGGCGCCTGAGGGGGCCCTCGGGGAATACAACGGCAAGTTCATGAGCAGCCAGATGGTGTTGCGCGGGGGGTCCTTCGCCACGCCGCGCAGCCACATCCGGGCCACCTACCGCAACTTTTTCTACCCCGGCCAGCGCTGGCAGTTCGCCGGGATCCGCCTAGCGGAGCGCTCTCAGCGATGCTCCACGATCTCTTGA
- the egtD gene encoding L-histidine N(alpha)-methyltransferase, which yields MLHDLLRSEDPTETMRLTEAFALDVLMGLSSTPKHIPSKYFYDDIGSRLFERIMVLPEYYLTGCEREIFERQHPRLVEVLSGEPLLLVELGPGNGVKTRLLLRALRERSQPFRYVPIDISKSALSALLDSLETAFPGIEAEGIAADYLKGLRWLTRGADTRTVVLFLGSNLGNFTAAESLVFLKSLWNTLKDGDLVLIGFDLRKDLDVMRRAYDDSEGVTRDFNLNLLHRINRDLGGDFDVDVFRFYSTYDVHGGSITSYLVSRVEQSAYIETIGRRFHFGPWEPIRTELSYKYLDSDIERLAEETGYAIVAQLYDARRYFTDSLWRVCKGE from the coding sequence ATGCTCCACGATCTCTTGAGGTCCGAGGACCCGACCGAGACAATGCGCCTCACCGAGGCCTTTGCGCTCGACGTCCTCATGGGGCTGTCCTCGACCCCCAAGCATATCCCCTCGAAGTATTTCTATGACGATATCGGATCACGGCTCTTCGAACGGATCATGGTGCTCCCCGAATACTATCTCACCGGCTGCGAACGGGAGATCTTCGAGCGCCAGCACCCGCGCCTGGTCGAGGTATTATCGGGGGAGCCCTTGCTTCTGGTGGAGCTCGGACCCGGGAACGGTGTCAAGACGCGGCTCTTGCTGCGCGCGTTGCGCGAGCGCTCGCAGCCGTTCCGCTATGTGCCCATCGACATCTCCAAGTCCGCGCTCTCGGCGCTCCTCGACAGCCTGGAAACGGCGTTTCCGGGTATCGAGGCCGAGGGTATTGCGGCGGACTATTTGAAAGGGCTCAGATGGCTCACGCGCGGCGCGGATACCCGGACCGTGGTGCTGTTCCTGGGCTCGAACCTCGGGAATTTCACCGCAGCCGAGTCCCTGGTGTTCCTGAAGAGCCTCTGGAACACGCTCAAGGACGGCGATCTGGTCTTGATCGGATTCGATCTCCGCAAGGACCTCGATGTCATGCGGCGCGCCTACGACGATTCCGAGGGCGTGACCCGCGATTTCAACCTGAACCTCTTGCATCGCATCAACCGCGATCTGGGCGGCGATTTCGACGTCGATGTCTTCCGCTTCTATTCCACCTACGATGTGCACGGTGGATCGATCACGAGCTATCTCGTGAGCCGGGTCGAGCAATCCGCGTACATCGAGACGATCGGACGGCGTTTCCACTTCGGTCCCTGGGAACCGATCCGGACGGAGCTATCCTACAAATACCTGGACTCCGACATCGAGCGTCTGGCAGAGGAGACCGGCTACGCGATCGTCGCGCAGCTCTATGACGCGCGGCGCTACTTCACGGACTCGCTATGGCGGGTCTGCAAGGGGGAATAG